One window of Schistocerca cancellata isolate TAMUIC-IGC-003103 chromosome 9, iqSchCanc2.1, whole genome shotgun sequence genomic DNA carries:
- the LOC126100420 gene encoding AP-4 complex subunit beta-1-like: MSNLENLAAKILKESQQPDSQELKILLLQLTEVANTPGDITCLIGPVVKLLPSHNTSVKFTIYGILPRICKAQPDAAVLVVNTVLNDCRDPNPEVKRVAVSTLCSLPPLLQEYVGPVVDAALKDRHPKVRNAAVLGCSKIFKEMPNLLQDIGMIDRLYETIRDEDPVVSTNCLLVLDTVLASEGGVVVSRSMARYLLHRLPMLPHPQLATVLQFLAKHKPATEDELFFILSEVDPYLGVMTSPPVVVSCARLFLHLIESSQPQLEPQLVERVAPALRSYLQSTDTSQDGLHCLLDFLLSLRDRPVWMSLLGGMPELLYPVAREDHTVAVKKLDLLAYIINKDTSSDTAAKVAAVLREQCTAGGPVATAAARCLCACAARSSASTFLTASTSLLVHNTVHHDVAAAVLDGLQDVSLDNFPQEDISDLLCKVIDVTNTIKESPPPILPVLLGAYGELLGDQAVHVLESLVDRFNCYTDEGICHLLLSATLKLFMKMPARVQHILGELMEACILDRDEFSELRWRALKFYNVLKADPQLVRRLLGLDKREAIS; encoded by the exons ATGAGCAACTTAGAAAACTTAGCAGCCAAAATACTGAAAGAGAGTCAACAGCCAGATAGTCAAGAGCTGAAAATATTGTTGCTTCAG CTCACAGAAGTGGCAAATACACCTGGCGACATAACTTGTCTTATTGGTCCGGTTGTCAAGCTTCTGCCATCTCACAACACTAGCGTCAAGTTTACAATCTACGGAATTTTACCGAG AATATGTAAAGCACAACCTGATGCtgctgttttagttgtaaatacagTTCTGAATGACTGCCGTGATCCCAATCCAGAAGTGAAGCGTGTAGCTGTATCTACATTGTGCAGCTTGCCACCACTTTTACAAGAATATGTGGGACCTGTTGTTGATGCAGCTCTGAAGGACAGGCATCCCAAAGTACGCAACGCTGCTGTGTTGGGTTGTAGTAAAATCTTCAAAGAAATGCCCAATTTGCTTCAAGATATTGGAATGATAGACAG GCTGTATGAGACAATTCGTGATGAGGACCCAGTTGTGTCCACAAACTGCCTGCTGGTTTTGGACACAGTGCTGGCATCAGAAGGTGGTGTGGTGGTCAGTCGAAGCATGGCGAGGTATTTGCTACATCGCCTTCCAATGCTGCCTCATCCACAGCTGGCTACAGTTCTTCAGTTTCTGGCAAAACAcaaacctgccactgaagatgagCTATTCTTCATTCTTA GTGAGGTGGATCCGTACCTGGGAGTAATGACGAGTCCCCCTGTGGTGGTGAGCTGCGCAAGACTTTTCTTGCATTTGATAGAGAGTTCACAGCCACAGCTGGAGCCACAActtgtggagcgtgtggccccagCTCTTCGTAGCTATCTGCAGTCGACAGACACCAGTCAAGATGGCCTTCATTGTCTGCTAGACTTCTTGCTATCCTTAAGGGATAGACCTGTCTGGATGTCCCTCCTAGGTGGCATGCCAGAACTGTTGTATCCTGTTGCTAGAGAAGACCATACCGTAGCTGTCAAGAAACTGGATCTGCTTGCATACATCATCAACAAAGACACTTCTAGCGATACTGCTGCCAAGG TAGCAGCAGTTCTACGAGAGCAGTGCACAGCAGGAGGACCAGTGGCAACGGCTGCAGCCCGATGTCTGTGTGCGTGTGCGGCTCGCTCCTCTGCGTCTACCTTCCTCACGGCATCCACTTCACTGTTGGTGCACAACACAGTGCACCACGATGTTGCTGCCGCAGTTCTGGATGGTCTACAGGATGTCAGCTTAGATAACTTCCCACAAGAAGATATAAGTGATCTCCTCTGCAAGGTCATAGATGTTACCAATACAATAAAAGAGTCTCCTCCACCCATTCTGCCTGTCTTGTTAGGGGCATATGGAGAACTTCTTG GTGACCAAGCAGTACATGTGCTAGAGTCTCTTGTTGATAGATTCAACTGTTACACGGATGAGGGGATATGTCACCTCCTCCTGAGTGCTACACTCAAACTTTTTATGAAAATGCCAGCAAGGGTGCAGCATATCTTAGGAGAGCTCATGGAGGCTTGTATCTTGGATAGGGATGAGTTCTCAGAGCTCAGATGGagagcacttaaattttacaaCGTGCTGAAGGCTGATCCACAGCTTGTGAGGAGACTACTTGGCCTGGACAAAAGAGAGGCAATTTCTTGA
- the LOC126101439 gene encoding nuclear nucleic acid-binding protein C1D: protein MAENTIDFGELSTDESLKKSVTELHDSVKKFGDFLQLACEKDVYSNLSTEDRVKYDLFLSYSLSTLFWTYLRTQGLDPTKHAIKGEIERVRGYNIRARQIHERRTIMPRIDKAAAGRFVRSGLWQPRSAEERQQEEQPPDESVDSVM from the coding sequence atggcagaaaacacaaTTGATTTTGGAGAGTTATCGACTGATGAAAGCTTAAAGAAATCTGTGACTGAGTTGCATGACAGTGTGAAGAAATTTGGTGATTTTCTACAGCTGGCGTGTGAGAAAGATGTTTACAGTAATCTAAGTACAGAGGACCGTGTGAAATATGATTTATTTCTTTCTTACTCACTCAGTACACTTTTTTGGACCTATCTGCGAACCCAGGGTCTTGATCCTACCAAGCATGCTATTAAAGGAGAAATTGAAAGAGTTCGTGGATATAATATACGAGCACGACAGATACATGAAAGGCGTACCATTATGCCACGTATTGACAAGGCGGCAGCAGGTCGCTTCGTCAGAAGTGGCTTGTGGCAGCCAAGGTCTGCTGAAGAACGACAGCAAGAGGAACAACCACCTGATGAATCAGTAGACTCTGTTATGTAA